One region of Populus trichocarpa isolate Nisqually-1 chromosome 4, P.trichocarpa_v4.1, whole genome shotgun sequence genomic DNA includes:
- the LOC7490789 gene encoding anaphase-promoting complex subunit 4 translates to METDETDRVLPFQLQFDKPVASQVKIAEWNPEKDLLAMVTEDSKILLHRFNWQRLWTISPGRNITSLCWRPDGKAIAVGLEDGTIYLHDVENGKLLRSLKSHTVAVVCLNWEEEGQLIRDDSKNSSSYEDRTSRFFPPAPRVPRMPGVVSGDTGFMDDSEDSYRELSNSSYQRFNILCSGDKDGSICFSIFGIFPIGKINIHKFSVPTPFIDKQTPRQILNSSIYKVSLSKDLCRLIVMCSGELNENTESRESQMVKQGMHSLVLDTSIFWKRKSELHQLAQQASNIEDLTEVIRASLSVMCKQWSDAMHTFHEKFDSLSTLIIDHALDSTPQEEFLSLLGGARTSSAVHQFLVNSLGEVGVKRVLKVICGTAKELQRIVLDHLQPAAEIIGFRMGELRGLSRWRARYHGIGLDEMLINNATEKSGMILVQIERFMRVLSSVEQQFSNFFNWLLKCIKLLMQEPSDQLLPYNSELVVIFLKFLYDQDPVKQLLEVDHDIEVDLETMQRVKELVQFGGFSDCEYLQRTLAKEFQQMEDSFKEAFLMPFTTISRKMLCEDLLPLFPLPSSSSSASVSMAIPMSISYYEDASQAVSSNQTCQHSFVDYVCFQVPDEPFSDIANCIGVIRGFTHDLSSSKNGYTSLEAVLLYVPAGYECVDLSLYKDSQIVLLLNGASASSESSGDACMMIVQASELPFISISRFTDLNLWNLYQLKDSTVQLQMENEKVRNIPHSVIAPLAVSASRGVACVFAARKRALVYILEEDEEEVPDTE, encoded by the exons ATGGAAACCGACGAGACCGATCGCGTGCTTCCTTTCCAACTTCAATTCGATAAACCGGTCGCTTCTCAGGTTAAAATCGCAGAGTGGAATCCTGAAAAGGATTTACTCGCAATGGTAACTGAAGACTCCAAGATTTTACTCCATCGATTCAATTGGCAGAGGTTATGGACTATCTCCCCTG gaaGGAACATTACATCATTGTGTTGGCGACCGGATGGTAAAGCGATTGCCGTTGGTCTTGAAGATGGAACCATTTATTTACATGATGTTGAG AATGGCAAATTGTTGAGAAGCTTGAAGTCTCATACCGTTGCAGTTGTGTGTCTTAATTGGGAGGAGGAAGGACAACTTATTAGA GATGACTCTAAAAACTCCTCATCATATGAAGACCGCACTTCCCGTTTCTTTCCTCCTGCTCCTAGGGTCCCCCGGATGCCTGGAGTAGTGTCTGGAGATACTGGCTTCATGGATGACAGTGAAGATTCATATAGAGAGCTGTCAAACTCTTCGTACCAACGCTTTAATATTCTGTGTAGCGGAGATAAAGATGGAAGTATATGCTTTAGCATATTTGGTATATTTCCAATCGGAAAAATT AATATACACAAGTTTTCAGTTCCAACCCCCTTTATTGATAAGCAGACCCCTCgtcaaattttgaattcttcCATTTACAAG GTTTCTCTGTCGAAAGACCTCTGTCGTTTGATTGTCATGTGCTCAGGAGAACTTAATGAAAACACAGAATCAAGAGAAAGCCAAATGGTCAAGCAGGGTATGCATAGCTTAGTGCTCGATACTTCTATATTTTGGAAGAG GAAAAGTGAGCTCCATCAATTGGCTCAACAAGCTTCCAATATTGAGGACTTAACTGAAGTTATCAGGGCGTCTTTATCAGTTATGTGCAAGCAGTGGTCAGATGCCATGCACACATTTCATGAGAAATTTGATTCTCTGTCTACCCTGATTATTGACCATG CACTGGACTCTACTCCACAAGAGGAATTTCTCAGCCTTTTAGGGGGTGCTCGGACCAGTTCAGCAGTACATCAATTTCTAGTTAACTCCCTTGGTGAAGTG GGTGTGAAGCGCGTGTTAAAGGTCATTTGTGGGACAGCAAAAGAACTTCAGCGCATTGTCCTTGATCATTTACAG CCTGCTGCAGAAATTATTGGATTTAGAATGGGAGAGCTAAGAGGCCTTTCCAGATGGCGTGCACGCTACCATGGTATTGGTTTGGATGAGATGCTTATTAACAATGCAACAGAAAAATCTGGTATGATACTAGTGCAGATTGAACGGTTTATGAGGGTCCTTTCATCTGTGGAGCAGCAG ttttcaaatttcttcaattggCTTCTTAAATGTATAAAGCTGCTTATGCAAGAACCCAGTGACCAGCTTCTTCCATACAATAG TGAACTTGTTGTCATATTCTTGAAGTTCTTATACGATCAGGATCCAGTTAAGCAGTTGCTGGAAGTTGATCATGATATTGAAGTTGACTT AGAAACAATGCAGAGAGTTAAGGAATTAGTTCAGTTTGGGGGATTTTCAGATTGTGAATATCTGCAAAGAACATTGGCTAAAGAATTCCAGCAAATGGAGGACAG CTTCAAGGAAGCTTTCCTGATGCCCTTTACTACCATATCAAGAAAGATGCTATGTGAGGATTTGCTGCCACTGTTTCCTcttccatcttcatcttcatcagcaTCTGTATCTATGGCAATTCCCATGTCAATATCATACTATGAG GATGCTTCTCAAGCTGTTTCATCTAATCAGACATGTCAACACAGTTTTGTTGACTATGTATGCTTCCAAGTACCTGATGAGCCATTTTCAGATATTGCAAACTGTATAGGCGTAATAAGAGGATTTACGCATGACTTGAGCAGTTCAAAGAATGGTTATACTTCATTGGAAGCTGTACTGTTGTATGTTCCTGCTGGTTACGAGTGTGTGGATCTCTCATTATATAAG GATAGTCAAATTGTCTTGTTGTTAAATGGGGCATCTGCGTCATCTGAAAGTTCTGGAGATGCTTGTATGATGATTGTGCAAGCTAGCGAGCTTCCATTTATATCTATTTCAAGATTCACCGACTTAAACTTATGGAACTTGTATCAACTGAAG GATTCTACTGTGCAACTGCAAATGGAGAACGAAAAAGTTCGCAATATTCCTCACTCTGTAATTGCTCCCTTGGCAGTTAGTG CATCCAGAGGTGTTGCATGTGTTTTTGCTGCAAGAAAGCGTGCCTTGGTCTACATCCTagaggaagatgaagaagaagttcCAGACACAGAATGA
- the LOC18097458 gene encoding calmodulin-binding protein 60 B — MQTGYVERSNSMAAAARGKRGLDSSSGDDEGQPDRKRPALASVIVEALKVDSLQKLCSSLEPILRRVVSEEVERALAKLGPAKLTVRSSPKRLEGPDGRNLQLHFRSRLSLPLFTAGKVEGEQGAAIHIVLIDGNTGRVVTSGPESSVKLDVIVLEGDFNNEDDDNWTREEFESHVVKEREGKRPLLTGDLQVTLKEGVGTLGELTFTDNSSWIRSRKFRLGLMVASGCCEGIRVREAKTDAFTVKDHRGELYKKHYPPALTDEVWRLEKIGKDGSFHKRLNKAGIYSVEDFLRLVVRDSQRLRTILGSGMSNKMWDVLVEHAKTCVLSGKLYIYYPEDEKNVGVVFNNIYELSGLIANGQYYSADSLSDNQKVYVDSLVKKAYDNWMHAIEYDGKSLLDFKMNQGIDALQNEVPSVQQEFLNSYDHQVTLPTISVPVPSEQPVMDSGLTVGGYNDDMATRFSMHPQNGNFNTSFQFDATSLPSQNPLVHTSQQIQVPGSDNLLALGRPQTSTPGFQSFGSSNLNSYKGTEDFFSEEEIRTRSHEMLENDDMQHLLRIFNMGGQGLSSFNATEDGYPFSSTNMPTAPPNYSFGDDPSRSSGKAVVGWLKLKAALRWGIFVRKKAAERRAQLIELDDS; from the exons ATGCAAACCGGGTATGTTGAGAGATCGAATAGTATGGCGGCGGCGGCGAGAGGGAAGAGAGGACTTGATTCAAGCTCTGGTGATGATGAAGGCCAGCCTGATAGAAAAAGGCCTGCTTTAGCTAG TGTAATTGTTGAAGCTCTCAAGGTGGATAGTTTGCAGAAGCTTTGCTCATCGTTGGAGCCTATTCTTCGGCGAGTT GTTAGCGAAGAAGTAGAGCGAGCATTAGCAAAACTGGGCCCTGCCAAACTTACTGTACG GTCTTCTCCTAAACGTCTAGAAGGGCCTGATGGAAGAAACTTGCAGTTGCACTTCAGGTCCAGGTTGTCCCTCCCTCTCTTTACTGCTGGGAAAGTGGAAGGGGAGCAGGGTGCTGCTATTCATATTGTGTTGATTGATGGAAATACGGGCCGTGTTGTCACGTCTGGTCCAGAATCTTCAGTAAAACTAGATGTTATTGTGCTTGAAggtgatttcaacaatgaagatgatgataattgGACCCGGGAGGAATTTGAGTCTCATGTGGTTAAAGAACGTGAGGGCAAGAGACCACTTCTAACTGGGGATCTGCAAGTGACACTGAAAGAAGGTGTTGGAACGCTAGGCGAGCTGACATTTACTGACAACTCAAGCTGGATAAGGAGCAGGAAGTTCAGGCTAGGGCTGATGGTTGCCTCAGGCTGTTGTGAAGGCATTCGCGTTCGTGAAGCAAAAACAGATGCCTTCACTGTTAAGGATCACCGTGGAGAAT TATACAAGAAGCACTATCCACCTGCATTAACCGATGAGGTTTGGAGATTGGAAAAGATTGGAAAAGATGGGTCATTTCACAAGAGGCTGAACAAAGCTGGAATATATTCAGTTGAAGACTTCCTCCGCCTAGTAGTTAGAGACTCGCAGAGGTTGCGAACT ATTCTTGGAAGTGGCATGTCAAATAAAATGTGGGATGTTCTTGTTGAGCATGCAAAGACATGTGTTCTGAGTGGGAAACTTTATATCTACTATCCTGAGGATGAGAAAAATGTTGGCGTTGTTTTCAACAATATTTATGAATTGAGTGGTTTAATTGCCAACGGACAGTACTACTCAGCTGACTCTCTTTCTGACAATCAGAAG GTCTATGTTGACAGCTTGGTGAAGAAGGCTTATGATAATTGGATGCATGCTATAGAGTATGATGGCAAATCCCTTCTAGACTTCAAGATGAATCAGGGCATAGATGCTTTACAAAACGAGGTTCCATCTGTTCAACAAGAGTTTTTGAACTCATATGATCATCAGGTTACTTTACCGACCATATCAGTTCCAGTCCCTTCAGAGCAGCCTGTTATGGACTCAGGTCTAACTGTTGGAG gttATAATGATGATATGGCTACCAGATTCTCAATGCATCCACAGAATGGAAATTTCAACACCTCTTTTCAATTTGATGCCACTTCATTACCTTCACAGAATCCTCTGGTCCATACTTCACAGCAAATCCAGGTTCCGGGATCTGACAATTTACTTGCTCTTGGCCGTCCACAGACTTCTACACCAGGCTTTCAGAGTTTTGGCTCATCGAATCTTAATTCATACAAGGGAACTGAGGATTTCTTCTCAGAAGAGGAGATTCGTACGAGAAGTCATGAGATGCTTGAAAATGACGATATGCAGCATCTTCTTCGCATATTTAACATGGGAGGCCAGGGTCTCTCCTCCTTTAATGCCACCGAAGATGGGTACCCTTTCTCGTCAACAAACATGCCTACCGCACCTCCAAATTACAGCTTTGGTGATGATCCATCTCGTTCATCAGGCAAAGCTGTTGTCGGATGGCTCAAGCTCAAGGCAGCCCTGAGATGGGGCATCTTTGTCAGGAAGAAGGCTGCTGAGAGGCGAGCACAGCTCATAGAGTTAGATGATTCTTAG
- the LOC7490791 gene encoding ribosomal RNA-processing protein 17: MGAEIEDNGAIQIPPTRVGHIKKRALKNKAVSVSFNQKDLRDYVTGFHKRKKKRRKEAIKQQEEKLRLKRIASRKQRKLEKEFALHGGAPPATNESDEYEEDHEESEPIASVNGTTKYDNGDMQVTVTTSEISREDKDGSSEKTQAEVPRLVEADKTHKLSVSKKKSFKKVSKRKSRTKPQKKRDRKKGKAKNKL; this comes from the exons ATGGGAGCTGAAATTGAGGACAATGGAGCAATACAGATACCGCCAACCCGAGTTGGGCACATAAAGAAACGAGCTCTTAAGAACAAAGCTGTATCTGTCTCTTTCAACCAGAAAGATCTCAG GGATTATGTTACCGGGTTTCataagaggaagaagaagagaaggaaggaaGCAATTAAACAACAAGAGGAGAAGTTAAGGCTCAAGCGAATCGCGTCTCGCAAACAG AGGAAACTGGAAAAAGAATTTGCTTTACATGGAGGAGCTCCACCAGCCACTAATGAAAGTGACGAGTATGAAGAGGATCATGAAGAAAGTGAGCCAATTGCATCAGTAAACG GGACAACAAAGTACGACAACGGGGACATGCAAGTCACTGTGACAACTAGTGAAATTTCACGTGAAGATAAAGATGGCTCAAGTGAAAAGACACAAGCAGAAGTGCCAAGGTTGGTCGAAGCTGATAAAACGCACAAGTTATCCGTGAGCAAAAAGAAATCATTCAAGAAAGTTTCAAAACGCAAATCACGGACAAagccacaaaaaaaaagggatagaAAGAAGGGAAAGGCGAAGAACAAGCTGTAG